The Pseudomonas sp. IAC-BECa141 genome contains the following window.
TTTGCCGAAATGCTGAATCAATTCGGGGTTTTCTACGTCACCCAAACCTTTGCGCGCGACGATAACGATGTCCCAGCCGACCAGTGAATCCTGGTGCAGGCGAAACGATTCGCGCATCAGACGTTTGAGGCGATTGCGCTCGACGGAGAGTTTTACACTCTTTTTCCCGATAACCAGTCCGAGACGGGGGTGATCGAGATCGTTGTTGCGCGCAAGGAGCAGGAGATTTTTCCCCGGAACCTTGCCGGTAGGGGAGTCAAAGACCGCCTTGAAGTGCCGGGGAGTAAGCAGACGCTTTTCCCGACTGAAGTCCTGACTCACCTCCAGTGCCGGATTATCAAACTGCCAGACGTGCGCGGCCTTTGGCGCGACGACGCGACAGTACGGCACGACCGTTCTTGGTAGCCATGCGAGCACGGAAACCGTGGGTACGAGCGCGTTTGATAGTGCTTGGTTGGAAAGTACGTTTCATGTCGTGTTACCTGGTTCGTCCACAACGGGCCGGAATGGCCCCCGTTTTAAGAGACCGGGGATTCTAGAGAAAGCAAGTCCATAGGTCAATTTCCAACCAACGTTTCCTTATAAATAGATCTT
Protein-coding sequences here:
- the rpmH gene encoding 50S ribosomal protein L34; this translates as MKRTFQPSTIKRARTHGFRARMATKNGRAVLSRRRAKGRARLAV
- the rnpA gene encoding ribonuclease P protein component, yielding MSQDFSREKRLLTPRHFKAVFDSPTGKVPGKNLLLLARNNDLDHPRLGLVIGKKSVKLSVERNRLKRLMRESFRLHQDSLVGWDIVIVARKGLGDVENPELIQHFGKLWKRLARNKPVPAVKTETVGVDSPDA